GCTGCTGGGCGCCCTGACCGCCGAGCTGCTGATCGTGCGCAAGGCGCCCATGGACGCGCTGCGCAGCGCCTGGGGCACCCTGATCGGCCTGCTCGCCGGGATCGCCGCGAAGGTCGTCCTGCACCTCCTGATCGGCCTGTACGAACTGTGGCGGCTGTGGGACCCCGCTCAGAGCGTGTTCTGACCTGATCCCACCTCTTCCCCGCCCCGCGTTACTGCGGGGCGGTTTTCCTTCAGCGGGCCAGCAGCACGGGCGCCAGCGCGATGAAGCCCACCGTCAGCGCAGGCAGCAGCGGCAGCAGCGCGCCCAGCGCCGCGCGGCCCGCGCGGCCCGTCAGTTCCCGGAACGCCACGAACGCCAGCCCGGACTGCACCAGCGGCGCCACCAGCGTGACCACCAGCAGCAGGAACGCCGCCGAGCTCGTCTTCAGGCCCGCCAGCCCCAGTCGCTGCGCCGCGTTCGGGTCCTTGCCCACCGCCGCCAGCGCGTCCGCGGCCGGGCGCCACGCCCCGTCGGGGATCAGGAAGCTCAGGACGATCACCAGCACGTACAGCGGCGGGAGCAGCGCGAAGGTCGCGCCGAACACCTCCGCCGGGCGACCCGCGCGACCCGCGCCCAGCAGACCCAGTCCCCACATCAACCCGAACGTGAACATTGACAGGAACGCCCCGCCGATCACGTTCAACGCGTGCGACGCGAGCGGAGCCGCGCCGCCCGCCACCTCGGCCGCGAGGTTCACCGCCGGGCGCACCAGCGCCGCGTACGCCCCGCCGGACAGCACCGCCGCGACCGCCACCACGCCCAGATACCGCCACGCGAGCGGCTCGGTCGGCGCAAGCGCGCGGGCGAACAGACGCGGACCGGCCAGGATCGAGGCGGGCAGCGGCGCCTCGGGAACAGGGGCGGGAGGGGCAGTCGGGCGGGAACGGGCCATCCGGAGCATGCTACCCGCTGACCGGGGCGGGTGCCGGAGTCGGATGCCCTGCCGGTCCACCCGTCAACCTCCGCCTGTCATACGGATTCCGTCTGTTTCGTTAACAACCCGGAACCACACCGGGTTGCCAACTCCACGCCCGGAACCCGCTTTGCTCCTTCTCGCATCCGCTCGGGTTGAAAGTTTTTGCAAACCTCTCAACCGGAGCCCTTATCAGCCGTTGCGGGCGCGCCACCACGCCCACGCCAGCACGACCAGCGCAGCGTAGACCAGCACAATCAGCGCCCCGCCGACCGCGCTGCGGGCCAGTTTCTGCGGGTGGCCTGCCGCCTCGCGCCGCGCGTCCTGAAGCACCTCTGGCGGGATCAGGCGCAGCGCCACCCACAGCCCCGCCGGGACGAGCAGCAGGTCGTCCAGCTGCCCCAGCAACGGAATGAAGTCCGGGATCAGGTCGATGGGACTCAGCGCGTACGCGAGGACCAGCAGCGCCCACGCCCGCGCGTACCAGGGCATGCGCGGGTCGCGGGCCGCGAGGCTCAGGGCGAG
This region of Deinococcus sp. JMULE3 genomic DNA includes:
- a CDS encoding YkvA family protein; the encoded protein is MTDPARAGLWARLRAFARHLKAELLALSLAARDPRMPWYARAWALLVLAYALSPIDLIPDFIPLLGQLDDLLLVPAGLWVALRLIPPEVLQDARREAAGHPQKLARSAVGGALIVLVYAALVVLAWAWWRARNG